Proteins encoded by one window of Pseudonocardia sp. HH130629-09:
- a CDS encoding thioesterase II family protein has translation MPDPGGRPTVVLIPPSCCGAGYFRPLRRALGDRVTARAVELPGRGHRYDEPRVVHADSAVADLDARIGADVDVIYGESLGAYLGLAVLSSRDRGADGVVLVAASNSPPSARSGDIPADLSTGERVVAALRTMGGEVPPEVLADTDDARDAVSLIRDDLHLSRSLATHLHGIRVAADIVVLAGRSDPTLYRPASWAVHTSGSCMVASLQGGHLLSAGNPAAVADAVAHVASRRAVLCRPAAGGLRWKGTKP, from the coding sequence ATGCCTGATCCCGGCGGCCGACCGACGGTCGTGCTGATCCCGCCGTCATGCTGCGGCGCGGGATACTTCCGCCCGTTGCGTCGTGCGCTCGGCGATCGCGTCACCGCCCGGGCAGTCGAACTCCCCGGGCGTGGCCATCGCTACGACGAACCCCGCGTCGTGCACGCCGATAGCGCTGTGGCTGACCTCGATGCCCGCATCGGCGCCGATGTGGACGTCATCTACGGCGAGAGCCTCGGGGCCTACCTCGGCCTCGCTGTGCTGAGCTCTCGCGACCGCGGTGCCGACGGCGTGGTGCTAGTCGCCGCGTCCAACTCGCCGCCGTCGGCCCGCAGCGGCGACATCCCAGCCGACTTGTCCACCGGCGAGCGGGTGGTGGCCGCGCTGCGAACCATGGGCGGCGAGGTCCCGCCGGAGGTGCTGGCCGACACCGACGACGCCCGCGATGCTGTCAGCCTGATCCGGGACGATCTGCACCTCTCACGCTCGCTCGCCACCCATCTCCACGGCATCCGGGTAGCGGCCGACATCGTCGTGCTTGCCGGGCGGTCTGACCCAACGCTGTACCGGCCTGCGTCGTGGGCTGTCCACACCAGTGGTTCCTGCATGGTCGCCTCCCTTCAAGGCGGACACCTGCTGTCCGCAGGCAATCCCGCCGCCGTCGCCGATGCAGTGGCCCACGTGGCCAGCCGCAGGGCGGTCCTCTGCCGGCCTGCCGCGGGCGGCCTACGCTGGAAAGGAACAAAGCCGTGA
- a CDS encoding cytochrome P450 yields MTRYADIRALLTDSRLSSDNTLPGYPTFTSEQPTEQPIRLLINLDGDEHHSARKRVMGEYTARRVRELRPVVQRLVDHRLDRMLARPAPADLVAEFSVPLPALVMSEQLGVAPDDTARFLENSTRLVSISSSERERDDAFAVLVEMMTDLVASKEATPTDDLVGRQIISLRENGEYDREALVSLAFLLLVAGHETSAGMLSLGTLVLLRRNDIAERVRRDPSCTRAFVEELLRFFTVGEQAMVRVATEDIRIGGTTVPRGDGVVALTNAANRDPDGFDDPDSFDIDRPNRHLAFGYGPHQCIGANLARLELQIAFDSLLARVPGLRAAVAFDELRFTDDRGVYGLEELPVSW; encoded by the coding sequence GTGACCCGCTACGCCGACATCCGCGCGCTGCTCACCGACTCCCGCCTGAGCTCGGACAACACGCTCCCGGGCTACCCGACTTTCACGAGCGAGCAGCCGACGGAGCAACCGATCCGGCTTCTGATCAACCTCGACGGCGACGAGCACCACTCGGCGCGCAAGCGGGTGATGGGCGAGTACACAGCACGACGGGTCCGCGAGCTGCGCCCTGTCGTGCAACGCCTCGTGGACCACCGGCTCGACCGGATGCTGGCCAGGCCGGCACCGGCCGACCTTGTTGCCGAGTTCTCCGTGCCGTTGCCGGCGCTGGTGATGAGCGAGCAACTGGGGGTGGCGCCTGACGACACAGCTCGCTTCCTGGAGAACAGCACGCGTCTGGTCAGTATCTCCTCGTCCGAGCGGGAGCGCGACGACGCGTTCGCCGTCCTCGTCGAGATGATGACCGATCTCGTCGCGAGCAAGGAGGCTACGCCGACCGACGACCTGGTCGGCCGCCAGATCATCAGCCTGCGCGAGAACGGCGAGTACGACCGTGAGGCGCTGGTGAGCCTCGCGTTCCTGCTACTGGTGGCCGGCCATGAGACGTCTGCAGGCATGCTATCGCTCGGCACGCTGGTCCTTTTGCGACGCAACGACATCGCCGAACGGGTCCGGAGGGATCCGTCGTGCACCCGCGCGTTCGTGGAGGAGCTGCTGCGCTTCTTCACCGTCGGCGAGCAGGCGATGGTGCGGGTCGCCACCGAAGACATCAGGATCGGCGGCACGACGGTCCCCCGCGGTGACGGCGTGGTCGCGCTGACAAACGCGGCGAACCGGGACCCAGACGGCTTCGACGACCCAGACTCGTTCGACATCGACCGGCCCAACCGGCACCTTGCGTTCGGGTACGGCCCGCACCAGTGCATCGGCGCAAACCTAGCCCGACTCGAGCTGCAGATTGCGTTCGACTCGCTGCTCGCGCGGGTCCCAGGGCTGCGGGCCGCGGTGGCGTTCGACGAGCTGCGGTTCACCGACGACCGCGGGGTCTACGGGCTCGAGGAGCTCCCCGTGTCCTGGTGA
- a CDS encoding cytochrome P450, producing MTRPIIELTPEQASDPVHGYTELREEAPLVRVILPGTTSPVLLASRYADVRAIMTDPRFERDRAKVPGEQVPDLGAEMNSAWGIPPEYEPYLTSLVMMNGPEHARLRAKVVRTMSARRVSRGRARVESLADELVAELAGREQFDLMTDFCYPLASRAVFDLLGIEERHREKVSRWIRQFVSGATTADVVEGLDGIVELSREMIAVRRHEPADDVISAMIADADPTTDDEIISMVFLLINTGQTPPVLFVTNSVLTLLDHPDQLARLRAEPALLGSAMHELLRWTTPVTIGATAYAREDLEISGCPVRRGEAVTYGLLAADHDPAVFDAPDRLDITRETPARGEEHLAFGAGAHYCLGAALAKAQAEVAFDRLLLSGGDLELAVPRDRLEYDFWPGEGNHLLGLPVRFATRLQNRSA from the coding sequence ATGACGCGACCGATCATCGAACTGACGCCTGAACAGGCGAGCGATCCAGTGCACGGGTACACCGAGCTGCGCGAGGAGGCGCCGCTCGTGCGTGTGATCCTGCCGGGGACCACCTCACCAGTGCTGCTGGCGTCACGCTACGCCGACGTCCGCGCGATCATGACGGATCCGCGCTTCGAGCGTGATCGGGCGAAGGTCCCCGGTGAGCAGGTTCCGGACCTCGGCGCCGAGATGAACTCCGCATGGGGCATCCCGCCCGAGTACGAGCCGTACCTAACGAGCCTGGTCATGATGAACGGACCGGAGCACGCGAGGTTGCGGGCCAAGGTCGTCCGGACGATGTCGGCCCGGCGGGTAAGCCGGGGCCGGGCCCGCGTTGAGAGCCTGGCCGACGAGCTCGTGGCAGAGCTGGCCGGCCGGGAGCAGTTCGACCTGATGACCGACTTCTGCTACCCGCTCGCGAGCCGGGCGGTGTTTGACCTGCTCGGCATCGAGGAGCGACACCGGGAGAAGGTATCGCGTTGGATCCGGCAGTTCGTCTCGGGCGCGACGACCGCCGATGTCGTCGAGGGCCTCGACGGGATCGTCGAGCTGAGCCGGGAGATGATCGCGGTGCGGCGCCACGAACCGGCCGACGACGTGATCTCCGCGATGATCGCCGACGCGGATCCGACTACCGATGACGAGATCATCTCGATGGTTTTCCTGCTGATCAACACCGGCCAGACGCCGCCGGTGCTGTTCGTTACGAACTCGGTGCTCACCCTGCTGGATCACCCGGACCAGCTGGCGCGCCTGCGCGCGGAGCCGGCGCTGCTAGGGTCCGCGATGCACGAGCTGCTGCGCTGGACGACACCGGTGACGATCGGTGCGACCGCGTACGCGAGGGAGGACCTGGAGATCTCTGGATGTCCGGTGCGCCGTGGCGAGGCCGTCACGTACGGCCTGCTCGCCGCCGATCACGACCCGGCCGTCTTCGATGCCCCTGACCGGCTAGACATCACCCGGGAGACGCCGGCGCGCGGTGAGGAACATCTCGCGTTCGGCGCCGGCGCCCACTACTGCCTCGGGGCGGCGCTGGCCAAGGCTCAGGCCGAGGTGGCTTTCGACCGGCTGCTCTTGTCCGGGGGGGACCTCGAGCTCGCGGTCCCCCGTGACCGGCTGGAGTATGACTTCTGGCCGGGCGAGGGCAACCACCTGCTGGGCCTCCCCGTGCGGTTCGCCACTCGGTTGCAGAATCGGTCGGCGTGA
- a CDS encoding MbtH family protein — protein sequence MMNPFEDENQTYLVLINDEGQYSLWPSFVEVPAGWTVVKGEDSRAACLDYINENWTDMRPRSLAEAMDGARL from the coding sequence ATGATGAATCCGTTCGAGGACGAGAACCAGACCTATCTGGTACTGATCAACGACGAGGGCCAGTACTCACTGTGGCCTTCATTCGTCGAAGTGCCGGCGGGGTGGACGGTCGTCAAGGGTGAGGACTCGCGCGCAGCCTGCCTCGACTACATCAACGAGAACTGGACCGACATGCGGCCGCGGTCCCTCGCTGAGGCAATGGACGGCGCCCGTCTGTGA
- a CDS encoding non-ribosomal peptide synthetase — MTSSSITAQPDAQLRFWQAELAGAPSPLPLPTCRVRSADRQGNAGRVGFVVGTRSADALGRLAEEAGTRPVIVLQAAFAVLLHQVGCGADVPIATASAGIVTAVLRADLAGNPSFGELVGRLRDRAAAAVQHPVPFDELARHLEPDTPVGCHPLAQVAVETGGSGRASEPLAGDRSGGVGPDLVVRLDERIGPGRCRAGELTFAPDLFARAGASALARGLVRVLDRVTADPAVLVSRIDVLDPADRNRLLVAGAGSVKVRTRVTVGDLVHCQVLATPDAVAVLDGDRSLTYRELDARANRLARWLAGRGIGTESLVGVALDRSADLVVCLLGILKSGAAYLPIDPAYPGRRLAQLLTDADPALLITEVAVADALPAHDGPLQLLDELDLNTGPESAPDVDRHPDALCYVMYTSGSTGSPKGVGVSHAAVINGLAGLADVVGARRGARLLAGTSINFDVSVFEVFTALSTGGVVDVVRDILALGERRSWTGAVVHTVPSVFAGVLERLGGRLTVDTLVFAGERLPSELVRRVRESVPGAALVNAYGQTESFYATTCTLPAGHDPEAGVPIGTPLANMRAYVLGAGLQPLPPGAEGELYIAGIVARGYRGQPDLTAERFVADPFGPPGERMYRTGDMARWNDDGQLEHLGRSDGQMKLRGVRIEPAEIESALTEHPSVRHAVARLWRGDGDSEDLLIAYVVPATAATPYPRELRRFMRGRLPSAMIPSRFVTLDHLPLTPNGKLDRSALPAVPRRA, encoded by the coding sequence ATGACCTCGTCGTCGATCACTGCTCAACCCGACGCCCAGCTACGGTTCTGGCAGGCCGAGCTGGCCGGTGCCCCGTCGCCGCTACCTCTCCCTACCTGCCGGGTACGCAGCGCTGACCGGCAGGGGAACGCGGGCCGGGTTGGGTTCGTCGTTGGGACACGCTCGGCCGACGCCCTCGGCCGCCTGGCCGAAGAGGCTGGCACTCGCCCTGTCATCGTGCTTCAGGCGGCGTTCGCCGTGCTGCTGCATCAGGTGGGGTGCGGTGCCGATGTGCCGATCGCGACCGCGTCCGCCGGCATCGTGACCGCGGTGCTGCGCGCCGACCTGGCGGGAAACCCGTCGTTCGGCGAGTTGGTCGGGCGCTTGCGGGACCGGGCGGCGGCCGCGGTGCAGCATCCGGTGCCGTTCGACGAGCTGGCCCGCCACCTCGAGCCGGACACCCCGGTCGGATGCCACCCGCTGGCTCAGGTCGCCGTCGAAACCGGCGGATCGGGCCGAGCCAGTGAGCCCCTAGCTGGAGACCGCTCCGGTGGTGTCGGACCCGACCTGGTGGTTCGACTCGACGAGAGGATCGGGCCGGGTCGCTGCCGGGCGGGCGAACTCACGTTCGCCCCCGACCTGTTCGCCCGCGCGGGCGCGTCCGCGCTGGCACGCGGGCTCGTGCGCGTGCTGGACCGTGTGACCGCGGACCCGGCTGTCTTGGTCAGTCGGATCGATGTGCTCGACCCGGCCGATCGGAACCGTCTGCTGGTGGCCGGGGCAGGTTCGGTGAAAGTCCGGACCCGGGTCACGGTCGGAGACCTGGTGCACTGCCAGGTGCTCGCGACGCCGGACGCGGTCGCAGTGCTCGACGGGGACCGGTCGCTGACCTACCGCGAGCTCGATGCCCGCGCGAACCGGCTGGCCCGGTGGCTGGCCGGGCGGGGGATCGGGACCGAGTCCCTCGTCGGTGTCGCGCTCGACCGCTCCGCCGATCTGGTGGTCTGCCTGCTCGGGATCCTGAAGTCCGGCGCCGCCTATCTCCCCATCGACCCTGCCTACCCGGGCCGCAGGCTGGCGCAGCTGCTCACCGACGCCGACCCCGCGCTGCTTATCACCGAGGTCGCTGTCGCCGACGCGCTGCCCGCGCATGACGGACCGCTCCAGCTGCTCGACGAACTCGACCTCAACACCGGGCCAGAGAGCGCACCGGACGTCGACCGGCACCCGGACGCCCTCTGCTACGTGATGTACACGTCCGGATCCACCGGCTCGCCCAAGGGCGTCGGTGTGTCGCACGCGGCTGTCATCAACGGTCTCGCCGGTCTCGCCGACGTCGTCGGCGCGCGCCGCGGGGCCCGGCTGCTGGCCGGGACCTCGATCAACTTCGACGTGTCCGTATTCGAGGTCTTCACCGCCCTGTCCACCGGCGGCGTGGTGGACGTCGTACGCGACATACTCGCGCTCGGCGAGCGCCGGTCGTGGACCGGCGCCGTAGTGCACACAGTCCCGTCCGTGTTCGCCGGAGTACTCGAACGCCTCGGCGGCCGGCTCACCGTCGACACCCTTGTATTCGCCGGCGAGCGGCTGCCGTCCGAGCTAGTCCGGCGCGTGCGCGAGTCCGTTCCGGGCGCGGCGCTCGTGAACGCCTACGGCCAGACCGAGAGCTTCTACGCCACTACCTGCACGCTGCCGGCCGGCCACGACCCGGAAGCCGGTGTGCCGATCGGGACGCCGCTGGCCAACATGCGGGCCTATGTGCTTGGAGCCGGCCTACAGCCGCTGCCGCCGGGAGCGGAGGGTGAGCTCTACATCGCCGGGATTGTGGCGCGCGGGTACCGCGGACAGCCGGACCTAACGGCGGAACGTTTCGTTGCCGACCCGTTCGGCCCGCCGGGGGAGAGGATGTACCGGACCGGTGACATGGCCCGGTGGAACGACGACGGGCAGCTCGAGCACCTCGGCCGCAGCGACGGTCAGATGAAGCTGCGCGGTGTCCGAATCGAGCCGGCTGAGATCGAGTCTGCTCTCACCGAGCACCCGTCGGTCCGGCATGCCGTGGCCAGGTTGTGGCGCGGCGACGGCGATTCCGAGGACCTGCTCATCGCCTACGTCGTGCCTGCCACTGCCGCGACGCCGTATCCGCGTGAGCTGCGGCGTTTCATGCGCGGTCGTCTACCCAGCGCAATGATCCCGTCCCGGTTCGTGACGCTGGACCACCTCCCGTTGACACCGAATGGCAAGTTGGACCGTTCCGCGCTGCCTGCTGTTCCGCGCCGCGCCTGA
- a CDS encoding cation:proton antiporter translates to MTLANAVPAAGISDDDMLAFLVQIGILLAVAVLLGRLAARIGLPAVVGELSAGVLLGPTLFGEPLVTLASPSGSPNGPMNLILAVAQLGVLMLIALTGGHIDLPGMRRSRRALAFVSTGSVVLPLAAGVGLGLLLPAWLRGPTADPMTFALFTGVAIAVSALPVIAKTLIDLQLLHREVGQLIVGAAAISDIIGWLLLSAVSTMVVAGGGLGSVGLSVVYLLGTLVVTVVVVRPLGRVLLDRSSRSPHPEVGTAVVVVLVVACAAGTLVLGLEPILGAFLCGLAIGSLGRHARGYLESLRPVVMSFLAPLFFATAGLKLDLGVLAHGPTLLVAVVAVLIASVAKLCGGYAGARVGGLSHRTGLAIGAGLNARGVVEIVIATVGLQLGILSPAMYAIVIVVAVATSVMTPPLLRLATRGIPTTDAERAREQRFSPSPS, encoded by the coding sequence GTGACCCTCGCGAACGCCGTACCGGCCGCGGGCATCAGCGACGACGACATGCTGGCGTTCCTGGTCCAGATTGGGATCCTGCTCGCCGTCGCCGTGCTGTTGGGCCGGCTCGCAGCCCGGATCGGACTGCCCGCCGTGGTCGGTGAGCTGAGCGCCGGGGTACTACTCGGGCCGACGCTGTTCGGGGAACCGCTGGTCACGCTGGCATCTCCGTCCGGGTCGCCTAACGGCCCGATGAACTTGATCCTGGCCGTCGCCCAGCTCGGTGTGCTGATGCTGATCGCGCTGACCGGCGGCCACATCGACCTGCCGGGGATGCGGCGCAGCCGGCGGGCGCTCGCGTTCGTTAGTACTGGCAGCGTGGTGCTCCCGCTGGCTGCCGGCGTCGGTCTGGGCCTACTACTACCCGCCTGGCTGCGTGGCCCTACCGCCGACCCGATGACCTTCGCGCTGTTCACTGGCGTCGCGATCGCGGTGAGCGCGCTCCCTGTGATCGCCAAGACGCTGATCGACCTGCAGCTGCTGCATCGCGAGGTGGGGCAGCTGATCGTCGGCGCGGCCGCGATCAGCGACATTATCGGATGGCTGCTGCTGTCCGCGGTGTCGACGATGGTCGTGGCAGGCGGCGGCCTTGGCTCCGTCGGCCTGAGCGTCGTGTACCTGCTGGGCACGCTCGTCGTCACCGTGGTTGTGGTCCGGCCGCTGGGCCGCGTGCTGCTGGATCGCTCAAGCCGGTCGCCCCACCCCGAGGTCGGCACCGCCGTGGTTGTGGTGCTCGTCGTGGCCTGCGCCGCCGGCACACTCGTGCTCGGCCTGGAACCGATCCTGGGCGCGTTCCTGTGCGGGCTCGCCATCGGCTCGCTGGGCAGGCACGCCCGCGGGTACCTGGAGTCGCTGCGCCCGGTCGTGATGTCGTTCCTGGCACCGCTGTTCTTCGCGACCGCAGGGCTCAAGCTCGACCTTGGCGTCCTTGCCCACGGCCCCACCCTGCTGGTAGCGGTGGTGGCGGTGCTGATCGCGTCGGTCGCGAAGCTGTGCGGGGGCTACGCAGGGGCACGGGTCGGTGGGCTCAGCCACCGTACGGGTCTCGCGATCGGCGCCGGCCTGAACGCCCGCGGCGTGGTGGAGATCGTGATCGCCACTGTCGGCCTCCAGCTCGGCATCCTCAGCCCAGCCATGTACGCGATCGTGATCGTGGTGGCGGTGGCGACGTCGGTGATGACGCCGCCGTTACTGCGTCTGGCGACCCGTGGCATCCCCACAACCGACGCCGAACGGGCCCGCGAGCAGCGGTTCAGTCCGTCCCCCAGCTGA
- a CDS encoding LmbU family transcriptional regulator — translation MSSMIFEHEATETDRDQVATVPPEVTARGVNCKRVVTTDVGLSIPRDLSFEAWERAGRQLSGLLNSSSWWLGDWLVYGKSHYSDRYQRGIQAAGLSYQTLRNYAWVARRFDLQRRRAALSFAHHAELASLPVEEQERWLDRSEQMQWTTKQLRAAICAERTGAVGNGTPNETRRLVVPRNRLPQWSEAAQQIGIDLDQWVLSTLDNAAKRVLDTEDALTVDA, via the coding sequence ATGTCAAGCATGATCTTCGAACACGAAGCGACCGAGACCGACCGCGATCAAGTTGCCACCGTGCCACCCGAGGTCACCGCCCGCGGCGTCAACTGTAAGCGGGTCGTGACGACCGATGTGGGTCTCAGCATTCCGCGCGACCTGTCCTTCGAGGCGTGGGAACGGGCTGGTCGCCAGCTGTCTGGGCTGCTGAACTCGTCGTCTTGGTGGCTGGGCGACTGGCTCGTCTACGGCAAGTCGCACTACTCCGATCGCTACCAGCGCGGCATTCAGGCTGCTGGTCTGAGCTACCAGACCCTCCGAAACTACGCGTGGGTCGCCCGGCGGTTCGACCTCCAGAGGCGACGTGCGGCACTGAGCTTCGCTCATCACGCCGAGCTCGCCTCGCTGCCGGTCGAGGAGCAGGAGCGCTGGCTGGACCGCTCCGAGCAGATGCAGTGGACCACCAAGCAGTTGCGCGCCGCGATTTGCGCCGAACGGACCGGTGCGGTCGGCAACGGCACGCCCAACGAGACGCGGCGCCTCGTCGTGCCGCGCAACCGGCTCCCCCAGTGGAGCGAGGCCGCGCAGCAGATCGGCATCGACCTGGACCAGTGGGTTCTCTCCACACTGGATAACGCGGCCAAGAGGGTTCTCGACACAGAGGACGCGCTGACTGTCGACGCGTGA
- the ddaH gene encoding dimethylargininase has product MYSETADRATSPRRYLMCRPTYFDVTYSINPWMDPKRSVSTDLGIEQWKRLHDVFVTLGHDVELLEPRPGLPDMVFAANGATVCDGRALVARFRHSERADEADYYVEWFRSQGWSEVERATYVNEGEGDFLCAGDEILAGTGFRSDPRAHDEVREFFGRTVVSLELVDPYLYHLDTALAVLSDDDVMYYPAAFSDESQKVLQDRFPHAIHADLSDVNVFGLNAVSDGQNVVLPAEAVGLRDQLRDRGYTPVGVELAELLKAGGSVKCCTLELRT; this is encoded by the coding sequence ATGTACTCGGAGACCGCCGATCGGGCGACCAGCCCGCGCCGTTACCTGATGTGCCGTCCGACCTATTTCGACGTCACGTACTCGATCAACCCCTGGATGGACCCGAAGCGGTCCGTCTCGACCGATCTGGGCATCGAGCAGTGGAAGCGCCTGCACGACGTGTTCGTGACCCTCGGCCACGATGTGGAGCTGCTCGAGCCACGGCCCGGGCTACCGGACATGGTGTTCGCCGCCAACGGCGCCACCGTCTGCGACGGCCGTGCGCTGGTGGCGCGGTTCCGACACTCCGAGCGCGCGGACGAGGCCGACTACTACGTCGAATGGTTCCGCAGTCAGGGATGGTCGGAGGTGGAGCGCGCCACGTACGTCAACGAGGGCGAGGGCGACTTCCTCTGCGCTGGCGATGAGATCCTGGCCGGGACCGGCTTCCGCAGCGATCCCCGCGCGCACGACGAGGTTCGCGAGTTCTTCGGCCGGACGGTCGTGTCGCTGGAGCTCGTCGACCCGTATCTTTACCACCTCGACACCGCCCTGGCTGTGCTCTCCGACGACGACGTCATGTACTACCCCGCCGCCTTCTCGGACGAGAGCCAGAAGGTTCTGCAGGACCGGTTCCCCCACGCGATCCACGCCGACCTGTCCGACGTTAACGTGTTCGGCCTGAACGCGGTCTCCGACGGCCAGAACGTCGTCCTGCCGGCCGAGGCCGTCGGCCTGCGGGACCAGTTGCGCGATCGTGGATACACCCCCGTCGGCGTCGAGCTCGCCGAGCTGTTGAAGGCGGGCGGCAGCGTGAAGTGCTGCACTCTCGAACTGCGTACATGA
- a CDS encoding IS110 family transposase: MSEEIEAVPFAVFCGLDVGKPEHHACALDTAGKRVHDKALPNDETALRTVFTALAEHGRVLVVVDQPASIGALAVAVARSLGIDMAYLPGLAMRRIADLHPGQGKTDARDAHVIAEAARSMPHTLRRVGSDDETLAELSVLAGYDDDLAGQSTRLTNRLRDALLHIHPALERLLGPRLDRGGVQDLLAAAPTPAALRQLGESGIAELMRPRSPRLARTLPTQILAALDAQTLVVAGTAAFARVISGVAAQLRDVHVERGNLAAELEARLEAHPLGPVLTSMPGLGVRTAIKILTIVGDGSAFPTAGHLAAYAGLAPVTRRSGTSIKGETRSQRGNHALKSALFLSAFASLADPTSRAYYDRKRAQGKRHNAALICLARRRTDVLFAMLRDHTPYTPPTVTEPDPALAAA, encoded by the coding sequence TTGTCCGAGGAGATCGAAGCGGTGCCGTTCGCAGTGTTCTGCGGGCTGGACGTGGGCAAGCCCGAACACCACGCCTGCGCGCTCGACACTGCGGGCAAGCGGGTGCACGACAAGGCCCTGCCCAACGACGAGACCGCGCTGCGCACCGTATTCACCGCGCTCGCGGAGCACGGTCGGGTGCTGGTGGTAGTCGATCAACCGGCCTCGATCGGCGCGCTGGCCGTCGCGGTCGCCCGCAGCCTGGGTATCGACATGGCCTACCTGCCTGGGCTGGCGATGCGCCGGATCGCCGACCTGCACCCCGGACAGGGCAAGACCGACGCCCGCGATGCTCACGTCATCGCCGAGGCCGCACGCAGCATGCCGCACACGCTGCGCCGGGTCGGCAGCGACGACGAGACCCTCGCCGAGCTGTCGGTGCTGGCCGGCTACGACGACGACCTCGCCGGGCAATCCACGCGGCTGACCAACCGGCTGCGTGACGCCCTGCTGCACATTCATCCGGCTCTGGAACGGCTGCTCGGACCCCGTCTGGATCGCGGCGGGGTCCAGGACCTGCTCGCCGCCGCACCCACCCCCGCGGCTCTGCGCCAGCTCGGCGAGAGCGGCATCGCCGAGCTCATGCGACCGCGCTCGCCGCGCCTGGCGCGGACCCTGCCCACCCAGATCCTGGCCGCCCTCGACGCCCAGACACTCGTGGTCGCCGGCACGGCCGCCTTCGCCCGCGTCATCAGCGGAGTCGCCGCGCAGCTACGTGACGTCCACGTCGAACGAGGCAATCTGGCGGCTGAGCTCGAGGCCCGCCTGGAGGCCCACCCTCTTGGGCCGGTCCTGACCTCGATGCCCGGACTCGGAGTCAGGACCGCCATCAAGATTCTCACCATCGTCGGCGACGGATCCGCGTTCCCCACCGCCGGGCACCTGGCCGCCTACGCAGGGCTCGCACCCGTCACGCGTCGATCCGGGACCTCGATCAAGGGCGAGACCCGCTCCCAACGCGGCAACCATGCCCTCAAGTCCGCGCTGTTCCTCTCGGCGTTCGCCAGTCTCGCCGACCCGACCAGCCGCGCCTACTACGACCGCAAACGAGCCCAGGGCAAGCGCCACAACGCCGCCCTGATCTGCCTGGCCCGCCGCCGCACGGACGTCCTGTTCGCGATGCTCCGCGACCACACGCCCTACACCCCACCGACGGTTACCGAACCCGATCCGGCCCTCGCCGCGGCTTGA
- a CDS encoding acyl carrier protein: MNAPSETHATAIVEDGLVEWLRAELDDPDIVSTDNFLDVGGHSMTFARLNEHVGQRFGLSLDRKTTYSEALGDAARGAQPVT; the protein is encoded by the coding sequence ATGAATGCACCGTCCGAAACCCACGCGACAGCCATCGTCGAGGACGGGCTCGTCGAGTGGCTGCGCGCCGAGCTCGACGATCCGGACATCGTCTCGACGGACAACTTCCTCGACGTCGGCGGTCACTCGATGACGTTTGCGCGCCTGAACGAGCACGTCGGCCAGCGGTTCGGGCTATCGCTCGACCGGAAGACCACCTACTCCGAGGCACTCGGTGACGCCGCCCGCGGAGCGCAGCCCGTCACCTGA
- a CDS encoding chlorinating enzyme: MTATNTETAYPLSREQMDFFHHNGYIGPLTVYTPEEMDQLWRSVQREALDRTHAAYPEVELGAGSPNIFNYDRHLDVDGLARHIGHHRIVDRVASILGPDLLCWRSEFFPKYPGDEGTDWHQADTFANASGKPQLLWPGESEDDFGAGTLTVWTAFTDSTRENGCLQVMPGTQHRMNYDETKQMTFDEDRINSEIKDGIPRGFFGYDYRQLQIDPDWKPSEEDAVSLVMERGQCVIFWSTLMHASLPNVSTGKNYRMGFASRYVPTKVRVYPDTDRIEEYGGDISLDRWSAVLVNGRDEFGHNKITTTTLKGTPIRPA, from the coding sequence ATGACCGCTACGAACACCGAGACCGCCTACCCGCTCAGCCGAGAGCAGATGGACTTCTTCCACCACAACGGCTATATCGGACCGCTGACCGTCTACACGCCGGAGGAGATGGACCAGCTGTGGCGCTCGGTCCAGCGCGAAGCTCTCGACCGAACCCACGCCGCATACCCCGAGGTGGAGCTCGGTGCCGGCTCGCCGAACATCTTCAACTACGACCGCCATCTCGACGTCGATGGGCTGGCCCGGCACATCGGCCACCATCGGATCGTCGACCGGGTGGCGTCCATCCTCGGGCCTGACTTGCTGTGCTGGCGATCCGAGTTCTTCCCTAAGTACCCCGGAGACGAGGGCACCGACTGGCACCAGGCAGACACGTTCGCGAACGCCAGCGGGAAGCCACAGCTGCTGTGGCCCGGCGAGTCCGAGGATGACTTCGGCGCCGGCACGCTGACTGTCTGGACCGCGTTTACCGACTCCACACGAGAGAACGGCTGCCTGCAAGTGATGCCCGGGACCCAGCACCGGATGAACTATGACGAGACCAAGCAGATGACGTTCGACGAGGACCGGATTAACTCCGAGATCAAGGACGGCATCCCGCGCGGGTTCTTCGGTTACGACTACCGCCAGCTCCAGATCGATCCGGACTGGAAGCCATCGGAGGAGGACGCGGTCTCGCTCGTCATGGAGAGAGGACAGTGTGTGATCTTCTGGTCCACCCTGATGCACGCGTCGCTGCCGAATGTCTCCACCGGCAAGAACTACCGGATGGGCTTCGCCAGCCGGTATGTGCCGACGAAGGTGCGCGTCTACCCGGACACCGACCGCATCGAGGAGTACGGCGGCGACATCTCGCTGGACCGCTGGTCGGCCGTGCTGGTGAACGGGCGCGACGAGTTCGGCCACAACAAGATCACGACGACGACGCTTAAGGGCACCCCGATCCGTCCCGCGTGA